Sequence from the Fulvivirga ligni genome:
ATTTCTTCTTGGAAAAACCCACTCTATGAAAGAATGACAGAATTAATTGATTTATTTCAACGGAAATTTTACTGAAAAAAATTAAGCCAACAAAAAGAAATACTAATATGGTTGATTTAATGAAACTATCTATCCAAATAGATTGAGTTTTTGGAATTGCAAGAGCAATTCCAACCACAGCAATAATAATGATAATGCCTTTCAAGTAATTTAAATCAAAGGGACTAAGATTCATTTTTATTTTAAGAAAAGCATATTTTAATAAGTTGAAAACGGTAATCGAAAATGCCGTGGCAAATGCAGCTCCTTCTACGCCATACATGGGTATTAGATACATGTTGCTAACAAAGGTAAGAGCTAGTAAAACGCATGACAAAATGGTGTCTACCCGGAAGAAACTGCTGTTTAAAATGATTGGGCCATTCATGCCGAAGGCAGTATCTATAACTTTCGCCCCGCCCAAGAAGAGAAATATATAGAAGCTATCTTTGTAGGATGGAGGTAAAAATTGAATAATTAAATTATAGTTGATAGCAATTAAAACAAAAACAACAGACCCTAAAATGAGTTGATTGAGAGCAGTTTTTTTATATAGTAAGATTAGGCTTTCAATATCATTTCTTTTAGCGGCATCTGCTAAAAGTACGGAAACAGTTCTGGAAATGGCTTGAGAAGGCACCAATATCACAGTACTCATGTTAAATGCAATGGCGTAAATAGCAACCTCATCTAGTCCAATATATTTGCCCACCATCAGTATATCTAGCCTATTTATAAGATAGAAGGAAATGCCGCTTGCAATAGTGAAAACCCCAAACCAGCCGATAGTAGAGGCATTATCCACCATTAATGTTTTCAGATTAAAGCTAAGATTAAACTTCTTTAAATAAAGCAAATAGCCCGCACAGATGATTGTGATGAAGATTTGAGCTCCAACATAAAGAAAGAGAAAAGCGGTTATATCAATCCACTCAAAGTAGTATAATATTACTATTGCTAACCATGCTATTCTTAAAACAATAAAATTGAGAAAGACAACAAATACATTTTTGAAGATTACTCTCAAATAGGCATCAAATAAATTGAAAAATACTAATGCAATGACATAAGGGACGAGTAAATAGGAGTATTCTACAAATAAGGAAGATTTTTCAGAGTACATCTCCAAAAAGTGCTCTCGGAATATGAATATGGCAATACCTATGATGGTTAATCCGAGTAAGGATAACACGAGGCCAATGGATAAAATTACATTTTTCTTAAAATCCTTAAAGTAGGGTGAGAAACGGATTATAACATTATCACCCCCTAAAATTGCAAACTGAGCAATGACCGCAGAAGCTGAAGCAAGAATTCGAGTTAAACCAAATTGCTCTTCGCTCAAAATGTTAGGGAAAACAATGATAGTATTTACATATCCTAAAACTATTCCCACATAAAGAATGATGGTAAACTTGACACCACTTTTACTAACTACGCCCATAAATTACTTTTGGTATTGCCAGCAAATATATGAGTTTGACGAAAGGAGTGATGCATTTTTAGCTTATTTCACCCTCCCCGGATTATCACTAATAAACGCTTCCCAACTTTTAGCTTTCTTAGTAACTAAGCTGCCGCTCTGGAAGTGATGACATACCGCTACGGCCAGTGCATCGGTGGCGTCTAAGAGTTTAGGCACTTCTTTGAAGTTTAATAGTGTTTTAAGCATGTTAGCTACTTGTTCTTTGGAGGCGTTACCGTTGCTGGTAACGGACTGTTTCACTTTTTTAGGGGCATACTCTGTAATGGGAATATCTCTGGAAAGGGCGGCTGCCATGGCTACTCCTTGGGCTCGGCCTAGTTTTAGCATGGATTGAACGTTTTTTCCAAAAAAAGGTGCTTCCAGTGCTACTTCATCAGGATGAAAATCGTCAATAATACTGATGATACGCTCAAAGATTTTCTTGAGTTTTAGTTCATGGCCTGAGTATTTAGAGAGATGGATGACTCCGAATTGTAGTAAGGTGATTTTTTGCCCTATGACAGTAATGAGACCATAACCCATAACATTGGTACCCGGATCAAGCCCTAAAATAATTCGTTCCCTTTCTGATTTTTTCTCTAATTTGCCCACCGGTGCAATTTAGGTATATGGCGTGGGTTAAAAAAGCTTCCTCTAAGGTTATAATTATGAACTTAATAAAGCTGGTGGTGCTTTTTGGTATCCTCATCTTTATCTACTATAAGTTTAAAGACCATCAGATAGAACTTGCCGATGCTGTTTATCATCTCCAAAATAAGTTTTCGGAGAATCCAATTATCTTAATTGTCGTGGTTTTGCTAATGCCTCTGAACTGGGGGGTAGAAGCGTTGAAGTGGAAAGTGCTGATAGGGCAGTTGGCCACTTTTAAAGAAGCTTTTAAAGGAGTTTTGCTTGGTCTTAGCCTAAGTTTTATAACTCCTCATGGTCTGGGAGATTATTTCGGTAGAATGTTCTACTTGCAAAATGAAGAAAGGCATCATTACATCGGTAATGTTTTGGTAGGGCGTATATGCCAAATGATTCCTACATTGATGTTTGGTATGGTCGGTTTGCAATACGTTTGGTTTAAGGAAAAAGGCTTGTTCGTTATCATAGTTATTTCATGTATTTCAGTAATAGTAATGCTCCTTTTTCCTTTAAGGAAGATCGTTTTAAGGCTTTTAACCAAGATTAAAATAGTGAGGCAGTTGTTCATTGGGTTAGCGGATAACAGCTTTCAATCCATCTTGTCTGTTTTAACACTGTCCTTTGTCCGATATCTAATTTTTACTTCACAGTTTTTGTTGTTGCTCACCCTCTTCGTTCCTGAATTAGACATTTATACACTTTTTGCAGGTGTTTCTTGGATTTTTCTGGCTAAGTCCATTATTCCCACCTTCAATTTCTTAAGCGATCTAGGGGTTCGTGAGGGTTCAGCTTTATATTTCTTCGAAAATTATAATGTTGATCTATCTCTAATTTTTAGTGCCAGTATAGCTCTGTGGCTTGTCAATATCTTGGTGCCAACCGTTATTTCTACACCTTTAATCTTTAAAACAAAAGGAGGCCGATCGTGACTATATTAATAGGAGTGATTATAGGCTTTTATGCTATTCTTATTTTTGCTTTGGTCATTGCCTGGGGCCGCCTACCAGCTTTTAATGATGAAGGTAATTGTACGTCTTCATTCAGTATAATTATCCCCTTTAGAAATGAAGAAGACAACTTACCTCAGTTATTAAAAGCACTTTCTTCTATCGATTACCCTTCTGAAAAATTTGAAGTTATCTTCATCAATGATCATTCTACGGACCAAAGTGTTGATATTATTAGCAAATTTACTGAATCAGCTTGGTTTAAGATCAAATGCTATGATTTGGAAGCCACTAAAACAGGAAAGAAGGCCGCTTTGAACTTTGGTATTAATAATGCGGGTCATGATTATATTCTGACCACTGATGCCGATTGCTCTTTTTCTAAAAACTGGCTAAGAAGTTATAATAGAATATATCAGCAAGGTGATGCTCAGATGGTTACAGGGCCAGTGGCCTTCTATGATGAAAAATCATTTTTTCAAAGGCTTCAATCTATGGAGTTTGCCTCATTAATAGGCACCGGAGCCTCAAGTCTGCAACTTGGAATTCCTAACATGTGCAATGGGGCTAACCTAAGTTTTAGCAAGTCAGCCTTTTTTGCTGTTAGCGGATACGCAGGAAATGATAAAATAGCCAGTGGTGATGATGAGTTCCTCATGCATAAAATTTATCAACAGTTTGATGGTAAAGTTTTCTTTAACAAAAGCAATGATGCTGTGGTAAATACGTTTCCATTGCGGAGTTGGAGAGATTTTTATCATCAAAGGAAGCGGTGGGCAAGCAAATGGAAGAGCTACGGCAGGGTGTCTACCGTTATTACGGCACTTTTTGTAGCAGTCTTTAATCTTTGTATGCTACTGGCTTACAGTTTCTTACTGGTGAATTGGTCGGGTAATAGTTGGCTTATTGTTCCCATAATTTTTAAAGTTATAGCGGAAGGTATATTCTTGTATTTGGTGATGAAATTTTCTGGAAAACGGTTCTATTTTCTTCATTTCATAATTTTAGAATTATCTTATCCTTTCTATGCATTATTTTTCGGAATAGCTGCTAACTTTGGCTCATACACCTGGAAGGGCAGAAGACACTGATCTCAATTCTCTTTTATACCTTTATTTACTATCTTGTGAAATGAGGCGAAGGCGATAATTTTTTCATGGAGACATTATCTTTACAGAACAAGTACAACTTAAAAGAGCTGGAGCTTAACGCTCTTTTGGAGATCACACAGGCTATTAATAATAACCTACCTGAAAGATCTTTGTATAAAATTTATGATTTTACCCTTCGTGCTAATCTGAATATCCGAAGGCTTGCCTTGTATGTGCTTGATGAAGCATGGGATTGTAAAGTGAGCTATGGTACCTCCATAAACTGTTTTGAAACACCTGTTCCCCCTGAGTTTTTAGAGCTCAATGCCGTATCTACTATAGATAAATCCAGAGATGATATTTTCGGTGAGTTTGAATATATAGTGCCCGTGAGCCACAAATCGGCCATCTTGGCCTTGGTGTTTGTGGGAGATATTGATGAAGAAGATGAGTCTATGAAAAAGAGCAGCATGCGCTTTATTCAGGCTTTGAGCAATATCATCATTGTGGCTATAGAGAATAAAAAGCTAGCGAGACAGCAACTAGAGCAGGAAGCCCTTCGTAAGGAGCTTGAAATTGCTAGTGATGTACAGCAGTTTCTCTTTCCTGAGCAGCTGCCTTATGGTATTAGACTGAAAGTGGAGGCTAGTTACTTGCCTCATGATAGGGTAGGGGGTGATTACTACGATTATATTCCTATTAATAAAAACCAATTTCTGATTTGTATTGCGGATGTATCCGGAAAAGGAATACCTGCGGCATTAATGATGTCTAATTTTCAGGCTTCGTTACATACTTTGATCAGGCAAACCGGTAATTTAAGAGAAATTGTAAACGAGCTCAACTACCATGTGCTTGAAAACGCCAAGGGAGAGAAATTCATAACCTTCTTCGCTGCTATTTATGACCATACCTTGAAAACATTGGTTTATGTAAATTCTGGTCATAATCCGCCCATGCTAGTTGATAAGAAAGGGAATATCCAGCTTTTAGAAGATGGATCAACTGTATTAGGCGCTATTCATCCATTACCTTTCTTAAACGAGGGCTTTATAACGGATCTTGAAGATTTTCTGATATTCTGCTATACTGATGGTCTTACCGAAACGGAAAGTGAGTCTGGTGAAGAGTTTGGAATGGAACGTCTTATGAGCTACCTCGAGGAAAATGGAGACAGAGACCTGAAACGCATTCATCAGGATATAATCATAGATTTAGATACGTTCAAAGGGAAAAATGGCTATCGAGATGATATTACCATGCTTTCTTGCCGCATAGAATCTTAATTTTATGTTTTTGCACAAAAC
This genomic interval carries:
- a CDS encoding lipopolysaccharide biosynthesis protein, which codes for MGVVSKSGVKFTIILYVGIVLGYVNTIIVFPNILSEEQFGLTRILASASAVIAQFAILGGDNVIIRFSPYFKDFKKNVILSIGLVLSLLGLTIIGIAIFIFREHFLEMYSEKSSLFVEYSYLLVPYVIALVFFNLFDAYLRVIFKNVFVVFLNFIVLRIAWLAIVILYYFEWIDITAFLFLYVGAQIFITIICAGYLLYLKKFNLSFNLKTLMVDNASTIGWFGVFTIASGISFYLINRLDILMVGKYIGLDEVAIYAIAFNMSTVILVPSQAISRTVSVLLADAAKRNDIESLILLYKKTALNQLILGSVVFVLIAINYNLIIQFLPPSYKDSFYIFLFLGGAKVIDTAFGMNGPIILNSSFFRVDTILSCVLLALTFVSNMYLIPMYGVEGAAFATAFSITVFNLLKYAFLKIKMNLSPFDLNYLKGIIIIIAVVGIALAIPKTQSIWIDSFIKSTILVFLFVGLIFFSKISVEINQLILSFFHRVGFSKKK
- the ruvC gene encoding crossover junction endodeoxyribonuclease RuvC; this translates as MGKLEKKSERERIILGLDPGTNVMGYGLITVIGQKITLLQFGVIHLSKYSGHELKLKKIFERIISIIDDFHPDEVALEAPFFGKNVQSMLKLGRAQGVAMAAALSRDIPITEYAPKKVKQSVTSNGNASKEQVANMLKTLLNFKEVPKLLDATDALAVAVCHHFQSGSLVTKKAKSWEAFISDNPGRVK
- a CDS encoding lysylphosphatidylglycerol synthase domain-containing protein; translated protein: MNLIKLVVLFGILIFIYYKFKDHQIELADAVYHLQNKFSENPIILIVVVLLMPLNWGVEALKWKVLIGQLATFKEAFKGVLLGLSLSFITPHGLGDYFGRMFYLQNEERHHYIGNVLVGRICQMIPTLMFGMVGLQYVWFKEKGLFVIIVISCISVIVMLLFPLRKIVLRLLTKIKIVRQLFIGLADNSFQSILSVLTLSFVRYLIFTSQFLLLLTLFVPELDIYTLFAGVSWIFLAKSIIPTFNFLSDLGVREGSALYFFENYNVDLSLIFSASIALWLVNILVPTVISTPLIFKTKGGRS
- a CDS encoding glycosyltransferase family 2 protein, encoding MTILIGVIIGFYAILIFALVIAWGRLPAFNDEGNCTSSFSIIIPFRNEEDNLPQLLKALSSIDYPSEKFEVIFINDHSTDQSVDIISKFTESAWFKIKCYDLEATKTGKKAALNFGINNAGHDYILTTDADCSFSKNWLRSYNRIYQQGDAQMVTGPVAFYDEKSFFQRLQSMEFASLIGTGASSLQLGIPNMCNGANLSFSKSAFFAVSGYAGNDKIASGDDEFLMHKIYQQFDGKVFFNKSNDAVVNTFPLRSWRDFYHQRKRWASKWKSYGRVSTVITALFVAVFNLCMLLAYSFLLVNWSGNSWLIVPIIFKVIAEGIFLYLVMKFSGKRFYFLHFIILELSYPFYALFFGIAANFGSYTWKGRRH
- a CDS encoding SpoIIE family protein phosphatase; this encodes METLSLQNKYNLKELELNALLEITQAINNNLPERSLYKIYDFTLRANLNIRRLALYVLDEAWDCKVSYGTSINCFETPVPPEFLELNAVSTIDKSRDDIFGEFEYIVPVSHKSAILALVFVGDIDEEDESMKKSSMRFIQALSNIIIVAIENKKLARQQLEQEALRKELEIASDVQQFLFPEQLPYGIRLKVEASYLPHDRVGGDYYDYIPINKNQFLICIADVSGKGIPAALMMSNFQASLHTLIRQTGNLREIVNELNYHVLENAKGEKFITFFAAIYDHTLKTLVYVNSGHNPPMLVDKKGNIQLLEDGSTVLGAIHPLPFLNEGFITDLEDFLIFCYTDGLTETESESGEEFGMERLMSYLEENGDRDLKRIHQDIIIDLDTFKGKNGYRDDITMLSCRIES